Proteins encoded within one genomic window of Pleurocapsa minor HA4230-MV1:
- a CDS encoding ATP-dependent helicase — MLPSQQQDSINSPNYSTTERSKWLEVELERLKKSLRTGQQGLANWRGGEMAVSAVPGAGKSHSLSVAAAIAIAQNQLHSRKQLVVVTYTRSAAANIKSKIRDRLKDLMLPPGGFVVYTLHGLALNIANSRKELSGLDLDRVTIVVPNTGHRIIRGAVEKWIAGYPQQYQRLLEGVQFDGEETERMRRQSVLRTEVLPGLTNTVVREAKSSGLLPQELQELSQSATDEYGILQIAAGLYTEYQQSMRSQDLIDYDDMILAALKVLEYPPMRLLWQNQVYGVFEDEAQDSSPLQEKLISILAGNGEQPNAAPNLVRVGDPNQAINSTFTPADPLYFNWFCETCKQQNSLTTMNQAGRSSKIIIDSANFVVHWVNQQWSKFPEPQPSPPFRLQNIVMVEPGDPQPDANPQPTGSGLVICSPDDVYQTVALIAKQAIALLTAHPQRNAAILVRENRQARFLAEELAYLSRENGIKIYEVGESERYSQIPAEILKLLQFIARPHSPDNLKAALEVLEQRSLIPTQDLNALATFPEQFLYPTLLQPDQKPQVEQARRYCVNLLRARIELPHYQLIPFLGMTLKYTGSELATLQKLAEKVSQQTRTESSLKTAIQTLTEIVSAENFEGVEEDDGDRYTRANQVTIITMHKAKGLDWDYVFIPFLHQDILPGEPWIPNAGKFLGSFTLSEVARAQIRSLVHHQYISPEQPHTIPAPMAAWQEAVKLKQAEEYRLLYVAMTRAKRLLWMSAEELGPFRWSVFRSDQPASLQQKKPCPVLPALIKYLHSRKN; from the coding sequence ATGCTACCTTCTCAGCAGCAGGATTCAATTAATTCTCCAAATTATTCAACTACAGAAAGATCGAAGTGGCTGGAAGTAGAGCTAGAACGGCTTAAAAAAAGCTTGCGCACGGGACAACAGGGCTTAGCCAACTGGCGGGGAGGAGAAATGGCGGTTTCTGCTGTACCTGGGGCGGGAAAGTCTCATAGTTTATCGGTAGCTGCGGCGATCGCCATTGCCCAAAATCAACTACACAGTAGGAAGCAGTTGGTAGTGGTTACCTATACTCGTTCGGCTGCTGCCAATATTAAAAGTAAGATCCGCGATCGCCTGAAAGATTTGATGCTACCTCCTGGGGGCTTTGTCGTATATACTCTTCACGGTTTGGCTCTCAATATTGCTAATTCTCGTAAAGAATTATCGGGACTAGATTTAGATCGGGTAACGATTGTAGTGCCAAATACGGGACATCGTATCATTCGTGGGGCGGTTGAAAAATGGATTGCTGGATATCCTCAGCAGTATCAGAGGCTTTTAGAGGGGGTACAGTTTGACGGTGAAGAGACAGAAAGAATGCGCCGTCAGTCGGTGTTGCGCACGGAGGTATTACCAGGGTTAACTAATACGGTAGTACGGGAAGCCAAAAGTTCGGGACTATTGCCTCAAGAGTTACAGGAGTTAAGTCAGAGTGCGACTGATGAGTATGGCATTCTTCAGATTGCCGCAGGACTATATACAGAATATCAACAGTCCATGCGATCGCAAGATCTGATCGACTATGACGATATGATTCTGGCTGCGCTTAAAGTCTTAGAATATCCCCCCATGCGGTTACTCTGGCAAAACCAGGTTTATGGTGTATTTGAGGATGAAGCCCAGGATTCTAGCCCCCTGCAAGAAAAGCTGATTTCTATTTTGGCGGGTAATGGGGAACAACCTAATGCTGCGCCCAATTTAGTGCGAGTAGGAGATCCTAATCAAGCAATTAACTCTACCTTTACCCCAGCCGATCCGCTTTACTTCAACTGGTTTTGTGAAACCTGCAAGCAGCAAAACAGCTTAACTACGATGAATCAGGCGGGGCGTAGCAGCAAGATTATTATTGATAGCGCTAATTTTGTCGTTCATTGGGTGAATCAGCAGTGGTCTAAATTTCCCGAACCTCAGCCATCACCACCTTTTCGCTTGCAGAATATAGTTATGGTAGAACCTGGCGATCCTCAACCCGATGCCAATCCTCAACCCACCGGTAGCGGTTTAGTTATCTGTAGCCCAGATGATGTTTATCAGACAGTAGCTTTAATTGCCAAACAGGCGATCGCTTTACTTACAGCCCACCCTCAAAGGAATGCAGCAATTTTAGTCAGAGAGAATCGTCAGGCGCGGTTTTTAGCCGAAGAATTAGCCTATCTCTCAAGAGAAAACGGGATTAAAATCTATGAAGTGGGAGAAAGTGAAAGGTATTCCCAAATACCTGCCGAAATTCTTAAATTACTGCAATTTATTGCTCGTCCACATTCTCCAGATAATCTTAAAGCAGCTTTAGAAGTGCTGGAGCAGCGCAGCCTGATACCCACTCAAGATCTTAATGCTCTAGCCACTTTTCCCGAACAGTTTTTATATCCTACTCTCTTACAGCCAGACCAAAAACCCCAAGTAGAGCAAGCTCGTCGCTACTGCGTTAATTTGCTTCGCGCCAGAATAGAGTTGCCCCATTATCAACTGATTCCTTTTTTAGGCATGACGCTTAAATACACTGGTTCAGAATTAGCCACGCTGCAAAAATTAGCCGAAAAAGTGAGCCAGCAAACTAGAACAGAAAGCTCACTCAAAACGGCAATTCAGACTTTAACCGAGATTGTCAGTGCCGAAAACTTTGAAGGAGTTGAAGAAGACGATGGCGATCGCTATACTCGTGCTAACCAGGTGACAATTATTACCATGCACAAGGCTAAGGGATTAGATTGGGACTATGTATTTATTCCTTTTCTGCACCAAGATATATTGCCAGGTGAACCTTGGATTCCCAATGCAGGTAAGTTTCTCGGCAGTTTTACTCTCTCAGAAGTTGCTCGCGCTCAGATCAGAAGTTTAGTACATCATCAGTACATATCCCCCGAACAACCCCATACTATTCCTGCACCTATGGCAGCTTGGCAAGAAGCAGTTAAGCTCAAACAAGCCGAAGAATACCGTTTGCTATATGTGGCGATGACTAGAGCCAAACGTCTACTGTGGATGTCTGCTGAGGAGTTAGGGCCATTTCGCTGGAGTGTATTCCGCTCCGATCAACCTGCTAGTCTGCAACAGAAAAAGCCTTGTCCTGTCTTGCCAGCTTTAATTAAATATTTACACAGTCGGAAAAATTAG
- a CDS encoding DUF2834 domain-containing protein has translation MNFKPVLWVLWASFIIYLLLLAPPFHLELTKSLMIKLFTLQWNAINPVILSLFALIGVWILIYSSLLFFDGRMQSIPFYPFAILSLGTGVVGLIPYLALREPNTEFAGEKDALLQMLDSRSTGIVLMLFTLGLLIYAMFAGDWGEFWLLFRGDRFINGMSLAFGLFCLLFATVLGDDMIRRGYLRDSQLFWLISLVPLLGPLAYLCWRRPIRTTS, from the coding sequence ATGAATTTCAAACCTGTTCTCTGGGTGTTATGGGCAAGCTTTATTATTTATCTTCTGTTACTCGCTCCCCCTTTTCATTTGGAGTTGACTAAATCCCTAATGATCAAATTATTCACCCTGCAATGGAACGCTATCAATCCAGTTATCCTTTCTCTGTTTGCTTTAATTGGAGTTTGGATACTAATTTATAGCAGCCTATTGTTTTTTGATGGCAGGATGCAGTCGATTCCTTTCTATCCATTTGCCATCCTTTCGTTAGGTACGGGTGTAGTTGGGCTAATTCCTTATCTAGCTTTGCGAGAACCCAATACAGAATTTGCGGGGGAGAAAGATGCATTGTTACAAATGTTAGATTCACGTTCGACTGGAATAGTATTAATGCTGTTTACGCTTGGTTTACTTATCTATGCCATGTTTGCTGGAGACTGGGGGGAATTTTGGCTACTTTTTCGAGGCGATCGCTTCATCAACGGCATGAGTTTGGCTTTTGGTTTGTTTTGCCTGTTATTTGCGACCGTTTTGGGAGATGACATGATTCGTCGCGGTTACTTGAGGGATTCCCAGTTGTTTTGGCTGATCTCATTAGTACCTTTGCTTGGACCTTTGGCTTATCTTTGCTGGCGACGGCCAATTAGGACAACATCGTGA